The following DNA comes from Sphingorhabdus sp. M41.
CGTCAGGCACAACTGGCATCATCCCGTGAAAAGCAGATCGCCCAGCGCGAGAAGCTGGAATCCTATGTGTCTCGCTGGGGTGCCAAGGCGCATAGTGCAAAACAGGCGCAGAGCCGGGTCAAGGCCCTCGCCCGCATGGAACCGATTGCCGCTGCCATAGATGATCCCTCGCTGACCTTCCATTTCCCGAGCCCGGCTGAACTGAAACCACCGCTGATCACGCTGGATGACGCGTCTGTCGGCTATGGCGACAATATCATTCTCTCCGGTCTCAACATGCGGCTTGATCCAGATGATCGGACCGCGCTGCTTGGCCGCAACGGCAACGGCAAGACCACGCTTGCACGATTGCTCGCCAGCCAGCTGGAACCGAAAAAAGGTTCGATCAACAAATCGGGCAAGCTGACCGTCGGCTATTTCACCCAATATCAGGTCGAGGAACTGGATACGTCCGACACGCCGCTGGAACATATGACCCGCCTGATGAAGGACGCCAAGCCGGGTGCCGTGCGCGCGCAGCTGGGTCGTTTCGGCTTTTCCGGCGACAAGGCGACGATATTGGTCGGCAAGCTTTCCGGTGGCGAACGCGCGCGTCTGGCGCTGGCGATGATCACTCGCGATGCGCCGCATCTGCTGATCCTCGATGAGCCAACGAACCATCTCGACGTCGACGCTCGTGAAGCCCTTGTGCACGCGCTCAACGAATATAGCGGCGCTGTCATCCTGGTCAGCCATGATCGCCATATGCTGGAACTGACCGCCGATCGTCTGGTGATGGTCGACAGCGGCAAGGCCGAGGAATTTTCGGGCACGCTCAAGGATTATACCGATTTCGTTCTCGGCAAGAACCAGCCGGGATCATCGGGCGGCAAAGCCAGCGGTGGCAATCGCAAGGAAGAACGCCGCGCTGCCGCCGAACGGCGCAAGCAGCAGACCGAATTGCGCAGGACCGTAACCGCCTCCGAAAAG
Coding sequences within:
- a CDS encoding ABC-F family ATP-binding cassette domain-containing protein, which encodes MLNFNNITVRLGGTVILDGATAALPPGARVGMIGRNGAGKSTLMKVIAGMLEPDDGSVDMPKDARMGYIAQEAPAGQDSPLDTVLAADTERAALLEEAETASDPHRIGEIHERLNMIEAHSAPARAAKILIGLGFDEAAQQQPMDSFSGGWRMRVALAALLFSQPEMLLLDEPSNHLDLEATLWLENFLTSYQATILVISHERDLLNNVVDHILHLQHGTTTLYPGGYDAFEKQRAERQAQLASSREKQIAQREKLESYVSRWGAKAHSAKQAQSRVKALARMEPIAAAIDDPSLTFHFPSPAELKPPLITLDDASVGYGDNIILSGLNMRLDPDDRTALLGRNGNGKTTLARLLASQLEPKKGSINKSGKLTVGYFTQYQVEELDTSDTPLEHMTRLMKDAKPGAVRAQLGRFGFSGDKATILVGKLSGGERARLALAMITRDAPHLLILDEPTNHLDVDAREALVHALNEYSGAVILVSHDRHMLELTADRLVMVDSGKAEEFSGTLKDYTDFVLGKNQPGSSGGKASGGNRKEERRAAAERRKQQTELRRTVTASEKEMKLLGEEVSAIDRAMFDPASAEPKHADLSMTELMKLRAETQDRLDKAEARWMEASDKLEQENVNA